In Parasteatoda tepidariorum isolate YZ-2023 chromosome 2, CAS_Ptep_4.0, whole genome shotgun sequence, one DNA window encodes the following:
- the LOC107453320 gene encoding patronin isoform X2, with protein MDQDPEASHSEDALSIVEVPDICSIEEYNDVEAKQRASVLWLLSKAYMPKIPPELYEPCYRDHEGNDRLKPQIVHALANAELYCLALANIYADPNYHNLNHHGIIQVLTRKGIEINEPMDANLTETVLVQTAPIRMNAHMAVIDGIMALFIKEVLIPEKVMEVVSRFSVVNPESELPYDSEEAALLWINKCCLKMRHKIEEDLITSHSPDSPDSSQLHRGNTSFIALAQDLGDLSDGCCLSAVLSLYCPRFFKWQDIHLHDPISLADSVYNLQLVQTFCQEHLPQDIYCLSLEDMVYMHPSIVPNVLAFIADLMYIFEIRPPKHVCRPGAKMERDDDAKMTDLNYINGQRQSPLQNCRIRNFQKSVSPIPDLRSGNYEVTRSGSWQAPQRSFSGRKISVQEDRKLEGPRSLRRVHSVNFSEVNRRGELSVPSVNSQRFHAEEDDELASYFSSKHPQAQSQHNLLEQDDNRRSTKHTGGNDNGQKSQGPYQVFHSEKSYQDTPSPGHLESLSENNEFTGGKWAEPREPPPKSNLQRSPSSYEIHQLSPSKQTARGRGYSCKRSQSDMHLSQNSSFSLKQGSENDNNYHVQSVSHEHFSPRTFTREPRRNRSSYHESLHGILDNSGSNPPPTRRYSTDYGKAPNAELENQNRSLSGSQTWRKPKDLFSPSEWNKENMELENNSDDSRNTGEHGDVVSFANLSKQRNNSGTGINIVYTHQDKEIDQGTYKKATRPGYLHINKSHQSLDSPSPTSNYSTSDFAKSQDQKNEDTSEFSIASQMHDIRLKLEEKRKRIEYEKALLENLSKKQREKMGKAAFLQAVKGNNSTLGRDDHFSRNRQFSVEDISEDLDSVRRKWLERKGEVEYENDGQSEDFQQSIEQLNSSLSDLQSDISRLTEQQEMIQKVLKSGNAPPQNEMQSYFLHDQNSSTLNKIPNKWAEPVNSFPNNSMYQSNMMVPEMPQQVGGRGHWGQPVIPFSGYQQQQPQQQNVPMWQQSSQALRPPSVEPQNMYGQPLNIQPHMYDRTSGVPYNQPGFALHPQQMPQPNYNNYYNMNSYFPNEPQPNNIQPQNQYPYNTYQQSSYPVMQNTFTRNATQGNESRGFHLHRNPSGTYLADETDNYQHRTGSNPSDFQFEVKHSGNNSNSKFNQEALSIATDEFGRHTRPSELQHSPPNKPVLGKTFRVPKSKAPSPSSPNFKQTSFAQFSSQEPKPPEKPEPVPNESEQKLNDKGFYISFEEEPRKPKPKLKPKHLKARNQQKKMDSESRKLDASGNSNEQYEKHYSEDGLGRDNDLTSEDGKNQDNSNKENLPDRGDRTPAQSGVGFVVGSVQVENDPDKEMEMTRRKEMIMMMSLRRRAEQEKKKNETQQEYLRKREEERMKREQQEKKKEEEKLRRQLILEQYRQRKAQEDEDGAPGGPSRGREESSSGRTMTRSKSRSASVTRPRQRSGQSSNNRNQNLSSPSSLDSPVGRGSQYNLAGGYPDEVSSEHGYAPSPCRTRNYSHSSPISPTSYPSSPGPLLSNMLGGGCRNRNTPSDGLSDSSSTVSSAWASEYSGPKLFVKPSTKSNRGIVTNAVNTVLAGAVNAETKRKVLEEIERSEGKHFLILFRDAGCQFRALYSYNPETEEVIKLYGIGPRVITNKMMDRFYKYNSGGKSFTQIHTKHLTATIDAFTIQSSLWQGKKTVVVAPKRDYY; from the exons ggCAATGATCGTCTCAAACCACAGATAGTACATGCTTTGGCTAATGCTGAGTTGTATTGCCTGGCATTGGCCAATATCTATGCAGATccaaattatcataatttaaatcacCATGGAATAATACAAGTGCTTACACGAAAaggaattgaaattaatgagCCAATGGATGCCAATTTAACTGAAACTGTATTAGTTCAAACAGCTCCAATTAGAATG aaTGCACATATGGCTGTGATTGATGGCATAAtggcattatttattaaagaagttCTTATTCCGGAAAAAGTGATGGAAGTTgttag CCGCTTCTCTGTTGTTAATCCTGAAAGTGAGCTACCTTATGATAGTGAAGAAGCTGCATTACTGTGGATCAACAAATGCTGTCTAAAAATGAGACACAAAATAGAAGAAGATCTAATTACTAGCCATAGTCCTGATAGTCCAGACTCTAGTCAA TTGCATAGGGGTAATACTTCATTCATCGCTTTAGCTCAGGACTTGGGAGATTTGAGTGATGGATGCTGTTTATCTGCTGTTCTTAGTTTGTATTGTCCTAGGTTTTTTAAATGGCAAG atatacACTTGCATGACCCTATTAGTTTAGCGGATTCagtttacaatttacaattagtTCAAACATTTTGTCAAGAACATTTGCCACAAGACATTTATTGCCTCTCTCTAGAAGATATGGTATATATGCACCCATCAATAGTTCCCAATGTACTTGCATTTATCGCAGACCTAatgtatatatttgaaattcgaCCCCCTAAACACGTCTGCAGACCTGGTGCTAAAATGGAGAGAGATGATGATGCCAAAATGACTGATT taaattATATCAATGGTCAAAGACAGTCACCTCTTCAGAATTGCagaattagaaattttcaaaagtctGTTAGTCCAATCCCTGATTTGCGCTCAGGAAATTATGAAGTTACTAGAAG tggaaGCTGGCAAGCACCACAAAGATCCTTTTCTGGTAGAAAAATTAGTGTTCAAGAAGATAGAAAACTAGaag gTCCTCGATCTTTAAGGAGAGTTCATTCAgtaaatttttctgaagttaatagACGAGGAGAGCTTTCTGTGCCATCAGTAAATAGTCAAAG GTTCCATGCAGAAGAGGATGATGAGCTAGctagttatttttcttcaaaacatccCCAAGCTCAGTCTcaacataatttattagaaCAAGATGACAATCGACGCTCAACAAAGCACACTGGAGGAAATGATAATGGTCAAAAGTCACAGGGCCCCTATCAAGTCTTTCATTCTGAAAAATCTTATCAGGATACTCCTTCTCCTGGTCATTTGGAATCATTGAGTGAGAACAATGAGTTTACTGGTGGAAAATGGGCTGAGCCTCGAGAACCACCTCCAAAGTCTAACTTGCAAAGATCTCCTTCTTCATATGAAATACACCAACTTTCTCCTAGCAAACAGACAGCAAGAGGCCGTGGCTATTCCTGCAAAAGGAGTCAATCTGATATGCATTTGTCACAGAACTCTTCCTTCTCTCTTAAGCAAGGTTCTGAAAATGATAACAATTATCATGTACAATCTGTTTCCCATGAACATTTTTCACCACGGACGTTTACAAGAGAACCACGCCGAAATAGGAGTTCCTATCATGAATCATTGCATGGTATTCTAGATAATTCTGGGTCAAATCCACCTCCTACTAGGAGGTATAGCACCGACTATGGAAAAGCTCCTAATGCAGAACtagaaaatcaaaatagatCTCTGTCAGGCAGTCAAACTTGGCGTAAaccaaaagatttattttcccCTTCAGAATGGAACAAAGAAAATATGGAATTAGAAAACAACTCTGATGACTCTCGGAACACTGGAGAGCATGGTGATGTTGTAAGCTTTGCTAATTTGTCTAAGCAGAGAAATAACTCTGGGACTGGTATTAATATTGTATACACGCATCAAGATAAGGAAATAGATCAAGGAACATACAAAAAAGCTACAAGACCTGGTTATTTGCATATCAACAAATCTCATCAATCATTAGATAGTCCCAGTCCAACATCAAATTACAGTACCTCTGATTTTGCAAAATCACAAGATCAAAAAAACGAAGACACTTCAGAATTTTCTATTGCTTCCCAGATGCATGATATTCGTttaaaacttgaagaaaaacgTAAAAGAATTGAATATGAAAAAGCCCTTCTTGAAAATTTGTCTAAAAAACAGAGAGAGAAAATGGGCAAAGCTGCTTTTCTTCAAGCTgttaaaggaaataattcaactttaggCAGAGATGATCATTTCAGCAGAAATCGTCAATTCTCTGTTGAAGATATTTCTGAAGATTTAGACAGTGTTCGAAGGAAATGGTTAGAGCGCAAAGGTGAAGTGGAATATGAAAATGATGGTCAGTCAGAAGATTTCCAACAATCTATTGAACAGCTAAATTCAAGTTTATCTGATTTGCAATCAGACATTTCTCGTCTTACAGAACAACAGGAGATGATCCAAAAGGTGTTAAAAAGTGGAAATGCTCCTCCCCAAAATGAAATGCAGTCGTATTTTTTACATGATCAAAATTCaagtacattaaataaaattcccaACAAATGGGCAGAACCTGTAAATTCCTTTCCAAATAATTCAATGTATCAGTCAAACATGATGGTGCCTGAAATGCCTCAACAAGTAGGAGGTCGAGGACACTGGGGACAACCAGTTATTCCATTTAGTGGTTATCAACAACAGCAGCCTCAACAGCAAAATGTTCCAATGTGGCAGCAATCATCCCAGGCCTTAAGACCTCCATCTGTCGAGCCACAAAACATGTATGGCCAGCCTCTAAATATTCAGCCGCACATGTATGATAGAACTTCTGGTGTACCATATAACCAACCAGGATTTGCTCTTCATCCTCAACAGATGCCTCAGccaaattacaataactatTACAATATGAATTCTTATTTTCCTAATGAACCCCAGCCAAATAATATTCAGCCACAAAATCAATATCCATATAACACTTACCAACAATCTAGTTATCCCGTAATGCAAAACACATTCACTAGAAATGCAACTCAGGGAAATGAGAGTAGAGGATTTCACTTACATCGTAACCCATCTGGAACATATTTAGCTGATGAAACTGATAATTATCAACACAGAACTGGAAGTAATCCTTCTGATTTTCAGTTTGAAGTTAAACATTCTGGCAATAAttctaattctaaatttaatcaaGAAGCATTAAGTATAGCAACTGATGAATTTGGGAGACATACTAGACCTTCTGAACTTCAGCATTCCCCTCCTAATAAACCTGTTTTAGGAAAAACATTTAGGGTACCTAAATCAAAAGCTCCATCACCTTCTTCACCTAACTTCAAACAGACTTCATTTGCTCAATTCTCCTCTCAGGAACCAAAGCCTCCTGAAAAACCTGAACCAGTTCCCAATGAaagtgaacaaaaattaaatgacaaaggtttttatatatcttttgaAGAAGAACCTCGTAAACCTAAGCCTAAACTGAAGCCAAAACATTTGAAAGCTCGTAATCAGCAAAAAAAGATGGACTCAGAGTCTCGAAAATTAGATGCTTCTGGTAATAGCAACGAGCAGtatgaaaaacattattcagAAGATGGCTTGGGACGAGATAATGATCTTACATCTGAAGATGGGAAGAATCAGGATAattctaataaagaaaatttgccAGACAGGGGAGACCGTACTCCAGCTCAAAGTGGTGTTGGTTTTGTTGTAGGAAGTGTCCAAGTTGAAAATGATCCC GACAAAGAAATGGAAATgacaagaagaaaagaaatgattatGATGATGTCACTGAGAAGAAGAGCTGaacaagaaaagaagaaaaatgaaacacaGCAAGAATATCTAAGGAAAAGAGAAGAGGAAAG GATGAAGAGAGAGCAGcaggaaaagaagaaagaagaagaaaaattaaggcGCCAATTGATTTTAGAACAGTACCGTCAGAGAAAAGCACAAGAGGACGAAGATGGTGCGCCTGGTGGCCCATCTCGGGGAAGAGAAGAAAGCTCTTCTGGTAGAACTATGACTAGGTCTAAATCAAG gtcTGCTTCAGTGACTAGACCGAGGCAACGCAGTGGGCAGTCATCCAATAACcgtaatcaaaatttatcatcTCCTTCTTCTTTGGATTCTCCTGTTGGTAGAGGGTCTCAATATAACCTTGCTG gtGGATATCCAGACGAAGTATCTTCAGAGCATGGTTATGCTCCTTCTCCTTGTCGGACAAGGAATTATTCCCATTCTTCTCCTATTTCTCCTACCTCTTATCCATCGTCTCCTGGACCTTTACTCTCCAATATGCTTGGAGGTGGGTGTCGTAATCGAAACACTCCGAGCGATGGTTTGTCTGATAGCAGTTCCACGGTATCTTCTGCTTGGGCCTCTGAATACAGTGGTCCAAAACTCTTCGTTAAGCCTTCCACTAAATCAAATCGTGGTATTGTAACAAATGCCGTGAATACCGTCCTGGCTGGTGCTGTAAATGCGGAGACAAAACGTAAAGTTTTGGAG GAGATAGAGCGCTCTGAGGGGAaacatttccttattttatttcgtgATGCTGGTTGCCAATTTCGAGCTCTTTATTCCTATAACCCTGAGACAGAGGAAGTGATCAAGCTCTATGGAATTGGGCCTCGAGTCATCACAAATAAAATGATGGATAGATTTtacaa ATACAATTCTGGCGGCAAATCCTTCACTCAAATCCACACAAAGCATCTGACTGCAACTATTGATGCCTTTACAATTCAGAGCAGTCTGTGGCAAGGCAAGAAGACAGTAGTTGTGGCTCCTAAACGAGATTACTACTGA
- the LOC107453320 gene encoding patronin isoform X1, translating to MDQDPEASHSEDALSIVEVPDICSIEEYNDVEAKQRASVLWLLSKAYMPKIPPELYEPCYRDHEGNDRLKPQIVHALANAELYCLALANIYADPNYHNLNHHGIIQVLTRKGIEINEPMDANLTETVLVQTAPIRMNAHMAVIDGIMALFIKEVLIPEKVMEVVSRFSVVNPESELPYDSEEAALLWINKCCLKMRHKIEEDLITSHSPDSPDSSQLHRGNTSFIALAQDLGDLSDGCCLSAVLSLYCPRFFKWQDIHLHDPISLADSVYNLQLVQTFCQEHLPQDIYCLSLEDMVYMHPSIVPNVLAFIADLMYIFEIRPPKHVCRPGAKMERDDDAKMTDLNYINGQRQSPLQNCRIRNFQKSVSPIPDLRSGNYEVTRSGSWQAPQRSFSGRKISVQEDRKLEGPRSLRRVHSVNFSEVNRRGELSVPSVNSQSRFHAEEDDELASYFSSKHPQAQSQHNLLEQDDNRRSTKHTGGNDNGQKSQGPYQVFHSEKSYQDTPSPGHLESLSENNEFTGGKWAEPREPPPKSNLQRSPSSYEIHQLSPSKQTARGRGYSCKRSQSDMHLSQNSSFSLKQGSENDNNYHVQSVSHEHFSPRTFTREPRRNRSSYHESLHGILDNSGSNPPPTRRYSTDYGKAPNAELENQNRSLSGSQTWRKPKDLFSPSEWNKENMELENNSDDSRNTGEHGDVVSFANLSKQRNNSGTGINIVYTHQDKEIDQGTYKKATRPGYLHINKSHQSLDSPSPTSNYSTSDFAKSQDQKNEDTSEFSIASQMHDIRLKLEEKRKRIEYEKALLENLSKKQREKMGKAAFLQAVKGNNSTLGRDDHFSRNRQFSVEDISEDLDSVRRKWLERKGEVEYENDGQSEDFQQSIEQLNSSLSDLQSDISRLTEQQEMIQKVLKSGNAPPQNEMQSYFLHDQNSSTLNKIPNKWAEPVNSFPNNSMYQSNMMVPEMPQQVGGRGHWGQPVIPFSGYQQQQPQQQNVPMWQQSSQALRPPSVEPQNMYGQPLNIQPHMYDRTSGVPYNQPGFALHPQQMPQPNYNNYYNMNSYFPNEPQPNNIQPQNQYPYNTYQQSSYPVMQNTFTRNATQGNESRGFHLHRNPSGTYLADETDNYQHRTGSNPSDFQFEVKHSGNNSNSKFNQEALSIATDEFGRHTRPSELQHSPPNKPVLGKTFRVPKSKAPSPSSPNFKQTSFAQFSSQEPKPPEKPEPVPNESEQKLNDKGFYISFEEEPRKPKPKLKPKHLKARNQQKKMDSESRKLDASGNSNEQYEKHYSEDGLGRDNDLTSEDGKNQDNSNKENLPDRGDRTPAQSGVGFVVGSVQVENDPDKEMEMTRRKEMIMMMSLRRRAEQEKKKNETQQEYLRKREEERMKREQQEKKKEEEKLRRQLILEQYRQRKAQEDEDGAPGGPSRGREESSSGRTMTRSKSRSASVTRPRQRSGQSSNNRNQNLSSPSSLDSPVGRGSQYNLAGGYPDEVSSEHGYAPSPCRTRNYSHSSPISPTSYPSSPGPLLSNMLGGGCRNRNTPSDGLSDSSSTVSSAWASEYSGPKLFVKPSTKSNRGIVTNAVNTVLAGAVNAETKRKVLEEIERSEGKHFLILFRDAGCQFRALYSYNPETEEVIKLYGIGPRVITNKMMDRFYKYNSGGKSFTQIHTKHLTATIDAFTIQSSLWQGKKTVVVAPKRDYY from the exons ggCAATGATCGTCTCAAACCACAGATAGTACATGCTTTGGCTAATGCTGAGTTGTATTGCCTGGCATTGGCCAATATCTATGCAGATccaaattatcataatttaaatcacCATGGAATAATACAAGTGCTTACACGAAAaggaattgaaattaatgagCCAATGGATGCCAATTTAACTGAAACTGTATTAGTTCAAACAGCTCCAATTAGAATG aaTGCACATATGGCTGTGATTGATGGCATAAtggcattatttattaaagaagttCTTATTCCGGAAAAAGTGATGGAAGTTgttag CCGCTTCTCTGTTGTTAATCCTGAAAGTGAGCTACCTTATGATAGTGAAGAAGCTGCATTACTGTGGATCAACAAATGCTGTCTAAAAATGAGACACAAAATAGAAGAAGATCTAATTACTAGCCATAGTCCTGATAGTCCAGACTCTAGTCAA TTGCATAGGGGTAATACTTCATTCATCGCTTTAGCTCAGGACTTGGGAGATTTGAGTGATGGATGCTGTTTATCTGCTGTTCTTAGTTTGTATTGTCCTAGGTTTTTTAAATGGCAAG atatacACTTGCATGACCCTATTAGTTTAGCGGATTCagtttacaatttacaattagtTCAAACATTTTGTCAAGAACATTTGCCACAAGACATTTATTGCCTCTCTCTAGAAGATATGGTATATATGCACCCATCAATAGTTCCCAATGTACTTGCATTTATCGCAGACCTAatgtatatatttgaaattcgaCCCCCTAAACACGTCTGCAGACCTGGTGCTAAAATGGAGAGAGATGATGATGCCAAAATGACTGATT taaattATATCAATGGTCAAAGACAGTCACCTCTTCAGAATTGCagaattagaaattttcaaaagtctGTTAGTCCAATCCCTGATTTGCGCTCAGGAAATTATGAAGTTACTAGAAG tggaaGCTGGCAAGCACCACAAAGATCCTTTTCTGGTAGAAAAATTAGTGTTCAAGAAGATAGAAAACTAGaag gTCCTCGATCTTTAAGGAGAGTTCATTCAgtaaatttttctgaagttaatagACGAGGAGAGCTTTCTGTGCCATCAGTAAATAGTCAAAG TAGGTTCCATGCAGAAGAGGATGATGAGCTAGctagttatttttcttcaaaacatccCCAAGCTCAGTCTcaacataatttattagaaCAAGATGACAATCGACGCTCAACAAAGCACACTGGAGGAAATGATAATGGTCAAAAGTCACAGGGCCCCTATCAAGTCTTTCATTCTGAAAAATCTTATCAGGATACTCCTTCTCCTGGTCATTTGGAATCATTGAGTGAGAACAATGAGTTTACTGGTGGAAAATGGGCTGAGCCTCGAGAACCACCTCCAAAGTCTAACTTGCAAAGATCTCCTTCTTCATATGAAATACACCAACTTTCTCCTAGCAAACAGACAGCAAGAGGCCGTGGCTATTCCTGCAAAAGGAGTCAATCTGATATGCATTTGTCACAGAACTCTTCCTTCTCTCTTAAGCAAGGTTCTGAAAATGATAACAATTATCATGTACAATCTGTTTCCCATGAACATTTTTCACCACGGACGTTTACAAGAGAACCACGCCGAAATAGGAGTTCCTATCATGAATCATTGCATGGTATTCTAGATAATTCTGGGTCAAATCCACCTCCTACTAGGAGGTATAGCACCGACTATGGAAAAGCTCCTAATGCAGAACtagaaaatcaaaatagatCTCTGTCAGGCAGTCAAACTTGGCGTAAaccaaaagatttattttcccCTTCAGAATGGAACAAAGAAAATATGGAATTAGAAAACAACTCTGATGACTCTCGGAACACTGGAGAGCATGGTGATGTTGTAAGCTTTGCTAATTTGTCTAAGCAGAGAAATAACTCTGGGACTGGTATTAATATTGTATACACGCATCAAGATAAGGAAATAGATCAAGGAACATACAAAAAAGCTACAAGACCTGGTTATTTGCATATCAACAAATCTCATCAATCATTAGATAGTCCCAGTCCAACATCAAATTACAGTACCTCTGATTTTGCAAAATCACAAGATCAAAAAAACGAAGACACTTCAGAATTTTCTATTGCTTCCCAGATGCATGATATTCGTttaaaacttgaagaaaaacgTAAAAGAATTGAATATGAAAAAGCCCTTCTTGAAAATTTGTCTAAAAAACAGAGAGAGAAAATGGGCAAAGCTGCTTTTCTTCAAGCTgttaaaggaaataattcaactttaggCAGAGATGATCATTTCAGCAGAAATCGTCAATTCTCTGTTGAAGATATTTCTGAAGATTTAGACAGTGTTCGAAGGAAATGGTTAGAGCGCAAAGGTGAAGTGGAATATGAAAATGATGGTCAGTCAGAAGATTTCCAACAATCTATTGAACAGCTAAATTCAAGTTTATCTGATTTGCAATCAGACATTTCTCGTCTTACAGAACAACAGGAGATGATCCAAAAGGTGTTAAAAAGTGGAAATGCTCCTCCCCAAAATGAAATGCAGTCGTATTTTTTACATGATCAAAATTCaagtacattaaataaaattcccaACAAATGGGCAGAACCTGTAAATTCCTTTCCAAATAATTCAATGTATCAGTCAAACATGATGGTGCCTGAAATGCCTCAACAAGTAGGAGGTCGAGGACACTGGGGACAACCAGTTATTCCATTTAGTGGTTATCAACAACAGCAGCCTCAACAGCAAAATGTTCCAATGTGGCAGCAATCATCCCAGGCCTTAAGACCTCCATCTGTCGAGCCACAAAACATGTATGGCCAGCCTCTAAATATTCAGCCGCACATGTATGATAGAACTTCTGGTGTACCATATAACCAACCAGGATTTGCTCTTCATCCTCAACAGATGCCTCAGccaaattacaataactatTACAATATGAATTCTTATTTTCCTAATGAACCCCAGCCAAATAATATTCAGCCACAAAATCAATATCCATATAACACTTACCAACAATCTAGTTATCCCGTAATGCAAAACACATTCACTAGAAATGCAACTCAGGGAAATGAGAGTAGAGGATTTCACTTACATCGTAACCCATCTGGAACATATTTAGCTGATGAAACTGATAATTATCAACACAGAACTGGAAGTAATCCTTCTGATTTTCAGTTTGAAGTTAAACATTCTGGCAATAAttctaattctaaatttaatcaaGAAGCATTAAGTATAGCAACTGATGAATTTGGGAGACATACTAGACCTTCTGAACTTCAGCATTCCCCTCCTAATAAACCTGTTTTAGGAAAAACATTTAGGGTACCTAAATCAAAAGCTCCATCACCTTCTTCACCTAACTTCAAACAGACTTCATTTGCTCAATTCTCCTCTCAGGAACCAAAGCCTCCTGAAAAACCTGAACCAGTTCCCAATGAaagtgaacaaaaattaaatgacaaaggtttttatatatcttttgaAGAAGAACCTCGTAAACCTAAGCCTAAACTGAAGCCAAAACATTTGAAAGCTCGTAATCAGCAAAAAAAGATGGACTCAGAGTCTCGAAAATTAGATGCTTCTGGTAATAGCAACGAGCAGtatgaaaaacattattcagAAGATGGCTTGGGACGAGATAATGATCTTACATCTGAAGATGGGAAGAATCAGGATAattctaataaagaaaatttgccAGACAGGGGAGACCGTACTCCAGCTCAAAGTGGTGTTGGTTTTGTTGTAGGAAGTGTCCAAGTTGAAAATGATCCC GACAAAGAAATGGAAATgacaagaagaaaagaaatgattatGATGATGTCACTGAGAAGAAGAGCTGaacaagaaaagaagaaaaatgaaacacaGCAAGAATATCTAAGGAAAAGAGAAGAGGAAAG GATGAAGAGAGAGCAGcaggaaaagaagaaagaagaagaaaaattaaggcGCCAATTGATTTTAGAACAGTACCGTCAGAGAAAAGCACAAGAGGACGAAGATGGTGCGCCTGGTGGCCCATCTCGGGGAAGAGAAGAAAGCTCTTCTGGTAGAACTATGACTAGGTCTAAATCAAG gtcTGCTTCAGTGACTAGACCGAGGCAACGCAGTGGGCAGTCATCCAATAACcgtaatcaaaatttatcatcTCCTTCTTCTTTGGATTCTCCTGTTGGTAGAGGGTCTCAATATAACCTTGCTG gtGGATATCCAGACGAAGTATCTTCAGAGCATGGTTATGCTCCTTCTCCTTGTCGGACAAGGAATTATTCCCATTCTTCTCCTATTTCTCCTACCTCTTATCCATCGTCTCCTGGACCTTTACTCTCCAATATGCTTGGAGGTGGGTGTCGTAATCGAAACACTCCGAGCGATGGTTTGTCTGATAGCAGTTCCACGGTATCTTCTGCTTGGGCCTCTGAATACAGTGGTCCAAAACTCTTCGTTAAGCCTTCCACTAAATCAAATCGTGGTATTGTAACAAATGCCGTGAATACCGTCCTGGCTGGTGCTGTAAATGCGGAGACAAAACGTAAAGTTTTGGAG GAGATAGAGCGCTCTGAGGGGAaacatttccttattttatttcgtgATGCTGGTTGCCAATTTCGAGCTCTTTATTCCTATAACCCTGAGACAGAGGAAGTGATCAAGCTCTATGGAATTGGGCCTCGAGTCATCACAAATAAAATGATGGATAGATTTtacaa ATACAATTCTGGCGGCAAATCCTTCACTCAAATCCACACAAAGCATCTGACTGCAACTATTGATGCCTTTACAATTCAGAGCAGTCTGTGGCAAGGCAAGAAGACAGTAGTTGTGGCTCCTAAACGAGATTACTACTGA